Part of the Aureitalea marina genome, TAGTATATCCCGCAAGAGTTGGTATCCTTTCTTCTTTAAGCTTGCAAGGGTCTGGGCGCGTATGATCTTATATGGGATGGGTCTTTTCCCAAAGGTCAGGTTTGATCAGAAGTTAAAGAAGGGGGCCAATTACATTCTGGTTGCCAATCACACCTCTATGACGGATATTATGCTGATGTTGCACGTTAGTTCGGTTCCTTTCGTTTTTGTAGGGAAAAAGGAATTGGCAGCGCTACCCTTATTTGGTTATTTCTATAAGCGCACCTGTATACTGGTAGACCGGAATAATGCCCGCAGCAAACACGGTGTTTATCAGGCCTCGAAAGAGCGGCTTGAGGCCGGGCTCAGTGTTTGCATCTTCCCAGAGGGAGGTATCCCTGATAATCCGGTAGACTTGGTAGATCATTTTAAGGATGGCGCATTCCGGATGGCCATAGAACATCAAATTCCGGTTATTCCGATGACATTCTACGACAACAAAAAACGATTACCGGATACTTTCTATATCGGTGGCCCAGGGAAACTAAGAGTCAGGGTTCATAAACCAGTTTCGACAGTTGGGCTCGCTAATTCGGACAGATTATCCCTTAGGGACGATGTGCGGAATACCATACTCCGGGATCTGCAAGAGGATAGGAATTAAAAAACCGCCCAATGGCGATGGACGGTTTTTTCATCATTGTTTGGGTCAAACCAAACTTAACCAACTAAAAACTAACCTAAAATTTGAAGCTCAACCCGCTGTAAACCCCTAGGTAATAGGGTCTAAAGCTTACGGATGAATCCGAATATGGATTGAGTTGATATTTAAACATCGGTTCTACAACGAACCGGATCTGCTTACTGAATTTGTAATCGAAACCTACACCAACGTTGGTCGAAAAGCTGAGATCGTTCAGGTTGTTGGCCTCTCCGATCGTGCTTCTAAAATCTCCATCCCTGACCGAGATCTCATTGTCGCTTAGGATCAACGTACTGAATCCACCGATCATACTGATCCCAAACCGAGAATCCAGGACATCGTATTTGAGTTCCATGGGGACCTCAAAGTAGCTAAGGCTCTGACTCACTTCTGCGTTACCACCAACACTCTTGGGTGTCAAATTGGACAGTGGATCATCCTCAGCTCCAGGTGCAGTAGGTCTGATTGTTCCGGCATCATAGGCAGAGAGGACAGTTCCTTGATTCGAGTAGTTCACAGACCTAAGGGCAGTACTTACCGGGCCTGTTGCCAACTCCACACCACCTGTGGTATAGCCCAGATCCACATTACTGACTCCGGACCGAATGGTCAGCCTGTCGGCTACCTGATAGCCAACCTGAACCCCATAACTCATATTGATATCACCAGTCTGGGGATTATCCGCAAAGGTCGGATCCAAAGATGATCCTGAACCTATAGAATTATAGTAGACAGGGGCCAAATTAGGAGTGACCTCCCAACGGTCTTTCTTTTTGTCTTGCTGATTGCGGGCAATAGCCTCATTTTGTTCTTCTATGGCATCCAAAATGGAAGGTTTTTCTTCCTCTTTTTTCTGCTCTTCAGTTGTGGCCACAGCTTCTTCAGCTTTTACCTCGTTTCCGATAATTAAATCTGTTTTCACGGAAGAATCCGGCAGATTCGATGAATTATCAATTGGCTCATTACCCACTACGGCATCGGTTGTTTTCGTTTCGATAGGAGTGATTTGTGCGGCGGGGTCTTGCTGAGGGTCTTTCTTGTTCTGAGCAGCAGTAACAACTGCAGTTACATCAGCATTAACTCCTGACTTCTCATCAGACTTGGTTTGTTTCTTAACTGCAGTGGTCGAAGTAATTGCCGTGCCAGCATCCAGATCTTGTTGCTTCAACGCAGGATTCGTAGCGTTCGAGGGCTTAGGGTCATTCGCTAAATTTGTGCTTGGATCCGTGGAAGGTTGCACTTCTTCCTGGGCAACAGCAGTTGTAAGCTCTTCCGTTTGATCATCCTCGGAATCATCCCTTTCTGATGGGCTAACTTGAACCACTTCAGAATCCGGCTCCGATATTTTTATGCCGTCTGTATCCATTTGTTCCTGGGAGGTATTCTCTTCAACGAATACAGGTGAGCTGGCATCGCTGTCGGAGAAGAAGACGAACTTTCCTGCCGTCAATAACAACGCTAACAAGGCTGCGACTCCAGCTAATTTCCACCAGATCGGGATAATCTTCCGATCGTCCTCTTCTTCCTTCAACTTCTCTGCAATCCGATTCCAGACCTCGGGGCTAGGGCTAGCCTCAAAGTCCTTGAACCTTTCGGTGAACAGTCGGTCTATATTTTTCTTATCCTTCATCATAACCCATTATGGGGATTATTCGCTTTAGGCGCTATTTGCGTTATGATATTCTTCTAACTTCTTCTTTAATATTCCTCTGGCTCTGGCCAGGTTGGATTTGGAGGTGCCATCACTGATCTGCAGCATCTCTGCTATTTCCTTGTGCGCGTATCCGTCCATCACATAGAGGTTAAAGACCAGTCGATAACGGTCTGGTAACTCCTGGATGATCTTCAGCAAAAAATCTAATGGAACATCTTCATCCTCTACTTGCACCTCATCCTCCGGAATTTGATCCTCGTTGGCAATGTCGAACACTTTCTGCTTGCGGTATTTTTGCAGGGCCGTGTTCACGGTAATACGCTTGATCCAACCTTCGAAAGAACCTTTGCCTTTGAATTGCCCAATCCGATTGAAAATGGTCAGAAAAGCATCCTGTAGATTATCCTCAGCCTCCGCATAATTGGGCGAATACTTCAGACAAATGGCAAAAAGAACTCCCGAATAGTTTCGATAAAGGGTCTCTTGTGCCTTTGGATCCCGCTCCTTACATTTTATGATGAGCTCTTCTAAAGTCAAATGCAGTACCGTGTATTATTACTCAATATGTTGACGCGCAATACCATAGCGGCCGATTGTAAAATAATAACCAGGTTTCTACGTGCAGTAGATGCTGTTCAGAGTGGATGGTTGCGTACCGATCGTAGAAAATCAGGCCTGTCTCTCTGCTATGGCCGCCTTGATCTTCTGTTCCAGTTCTTCCATCAATTCGGGGTTGTCCAGAAGAAGTGATTTGACCGCATCACGACCCTGTCCGAGCTTGGTGTCCTCATAACTGAACCAAGAACCACTTTTCTTGACGATCTCGTATTCCACTCCTAGGTCGATGATCTCTCCAACTTTGGAAATCCCTGCGCCGTACATGATGTCGAACTCTGCCATTTTAAAGGGAGGGGCCACCTTGTTTTTGACGATCTTAACGCGGGTGCGGTTACCCATGACCTCGTTGTTGGAATTCTTGATCTGGGTAGATCTTCTAATATCCAGACGCACTGAAGAATAGAATTTAAGGGCATTACCTCCGGTAGTGGTTTCAGGATTTCCGAACATGACCCCGATCTTTTCCCGCAATTGGTTGATAAAGATCACTGTACAGTTGGTCTTGCTGATGGAACCGGTGAGTTTTCTCAGGGCCTGGGACATCAAACGAGCATGTAACCCAACCTTGCTGTCTCCCATTTCCCCTTCAATTTCACTTCGGGGTGTTAGGGCGGCAACTGAGTCAATGATGATGATGTCGATGGCCCCACTGCGAATCAGGTTGTCCGCTATCTCCAGGGCTTGTTCTCCGTTATCCGGTTGAGAGATGATCAGGTTTTCAATATCAACCCCCAATTTCTCTGCATAGTAGCGGTCAAAAGCATGCTCGGCA contains:
- a CDS encoding lysophospholipid acyltransferase family protein; translation: MKVIQAILGSLYRIWFYIWVGVVILILLPALTISISRKSWYPFFFKLARVWARMILYGMGLFPKVRFDQKLKKGANYILVANHTSMTDIMLMLHVSSVPFVFVGKKELAALPLFGYFYKRTCILVDRNNARSKHGVYQASKERLEAGLSVCIFPEGGIPDNPVDLVDHFKDGAFRMAIEHQIPVIPMTFYDNKKRLPDTFYIGGPGKLRVRVHKPVSTVGLANSDRLSLRDDVRNTILRDLQEDRN
- a CDS encoding outer membrane beta-barrel protein, encoding MMKDKKNIDRLFTERFKDFEASPSPEVWNRIAEKLKEEEDDRKIIPIWWKLAGVAALLALLLTAGKFVFFSDSDASSPVFVEENTSQEQMDTDGIKISEPDSEVVQVSPSERDDSEDDQTEELTTAVAQEEVQPSTDPSTNLANDPKPSNATNPALKQQDLDAGTAITSTTAVKKQTKSDEKSGVNADVTAVVTAAQNKKDPQQDPAAQITPIETKTTDAVVGNEPIDNSSNLPDSSVKTDLIIGNEVKAEEAVATTEEQKKEEEKPSILDAIEEQNEAIARNQQDKKKDRWEVTPNLAPVYYNSIGSGSSLDPTFADNPQTGDINMSYGVQVGYQVADRLTIRSGVSNVDLGYTTGGVELATGPVSTALRSVNYSNQGTVLSAYDAGTIRPTAPGAEDDPLSNLTPKSVGGNAEVSQSLSYFEVPMELKYDVLDSRFGISMIGGFSTLILSDNEISVRDGDFRSTIGEANNLNDLSFSTNVGVGFDYKFSKQIRFVVEPMFKYQLNPYSDSSVSFRPYYLGVYSGLSFKF
- a CDS encoding RNA polymerase sigma factor, which codes for MTLEELIIKCKERDPKAQETLYRNYSGVLFAICLKYSPNYAEAEDNLQDAFLTIFNRIGQFKGKGSFEGWIKRITVNTALQKYRKQKVFDIANEDQIPEDEVQVEDEDVPLDFLLKIIQELPDRYRLVFNLYVMDGYAHKEIAEMLQISDGTSKSNLARARGILKKKLEEYHNANSA
- the recA gene encoding recombinase RecA; protein product: MSNEAQAKLKALKLTLDKLDKTYGKGTVMKMGDSAVQEVEVIPTGSLGLDIALGVGGYPRGRVIEIYGPESSGKTTLTLHAIAEAQKNGGIAAFIDAEHAFDRYYAEKLGVDIENLIISQPDNGEQALEIADNLIRSGAIDIIIIDSVAALTPRSEIEGEMGDSKVGLHARLMSQALRKLTGSISKTNCTVIFINQLREKIGVMFGNPETTTGGNALKFYSSVRLDIRRSTQIKNSNNEVMGNRTRVKIVKNKVAPPFKMAEFDIMYGAGISKVGEIIDLGVEYEIVKKSGSWFSYEDTKLGQGRDAVKSLLLDNPELMEELEQKIKAAIAERQA